Proteins encoded within one genomic window of Thermodesulfobacteriota bacterium:
- a CDS encoding ATP-binding cassette domain-containing protein, with protein sequence MENLVHVSNVKFNYPDGTSLVFDGEEFNVDKSERVVILGPNGSGKSTLISLLLGLLKSSDGEIQVLGVDPGADFEKVRERIGVLLQNVDLQIIAPKVYDDISFSPRNYGYSEEEIESLVDDILVKLEIEHLKDKVPHYMSGGEKAKVGIAGALVTKPELLILDEPFEHIDPTCRRELIELLNDINRENGTAIILSTHNMNTVPMIADTVYLIAQGGRIVSKGTPKEIFSEIDKLAQCHIEPPILGSLFEELRKRGIYMETSLTVDEAASSIADEILSTKNKSGVL encoded by the coding sequence TTGGAAAATCTCGTACATGTTAGTAATGTAAAATTCAACTATCCTGACGGAACGTCGCTAGTATTTGACGGTGAGGAATTTAACGTCGACAAAAGTGAGCGTGTTGTAATCCTAGGGCCCAACGGCAGCGGCAAATCTACTCTCATATCTCTGCTCCTAGGTTTGCTTAAGTCATCCGATGGCGAGATCCAAGTGCTAGGAGTAGACCCCGGTGCTGACTTTGAGAAAGTAAGAGAGCGCATAGGGGTTTTACTTCAAAATGTGGATCTACAGATTATTGCTCCCAAAGTTTATGATGATATATCTTTTTCTCCAAGAAATTACGGATATAGTGAGGAAGAAATAGAAAGCTTAGTTGATGACATTCTTGTTAAGCTTGAAATAGAGCATTTAAAAGATAAGGTGCCGCACTATATGAGCGGTGGTGAGAAGGCTAAAGTAGGAATTGCAGGAGCTCTGGTTACAAAACCCGAGCTGTTAATATTAGATGAGCCATTTGAGCACATTGATCCTACTTGCAGACGAGAATTAATTGAGCTGTTAAATGATATCAATAGAGAAAATGGGACTGCTATTATTTTATCAACTCATAATATGAACACCGTTCCAATGATTGCAGACACTGTATATCTTATTGCCCAAGGCGGCCGTATTGTATCAAAGGGAACACCCAAAGAAATATTTTCTGAAATTGATAAGCTTGCCCAGTGTCATATCGAGCCCCCTATTTTGGGTTCACTTTTTGAAGAGCTAAGAAAAAGGGGTATTTACATGGAAACCTCGCTTACAGTAGACGAGGCAGCAAGCTCCATTGCAGATGAGATTTTATCAACGAAAAACAAATCAGGTGTGCTATGA
- a CDS encoding energy-coupling factor ABC transporter permease, with protein MSHLHVPDGVLPGWLVLAGWVLTAIFLAISIYRTRNTDIKRKIPLIGIISALMIVCMTLPIIPIAYHLNLSVIAGIILGPAVAFISIFIVDIIIAMFGHGGITVVGVNTMVVGTEAFIGYYLFQFLIALMGKNSIVWSSGLAAVIALIISTSVLVAVVYLSQINPEFVIGVEDEHTAEVIPEEHIPKELIEGVNIKSFAKTIIVLLAVGWLIEGIITGFVIKYVSRVRPDLISTQRA; from the coding sequence ATGTCTCATCTACATGTACCAGATGGAGTTCTCCCGGGCTGGCTAGTACTCGCAGGATGGGTTCTTACGGCAATATTTCTGGCAATATCGATCTACAGGACGAGAAATACGGACATTAAACGCAAGATTCCACTAATTGGAATAATCTCCGCCCTAATGATCGTCTGCATGACTCTGCCAATTATTCCTATTGCATATCATTTAAACCTCAGCGTTATTGCAGGAATCATATTGGGACCGGCTGTGGCATTTATCTCGATTTTTATTGTGGACATTATCATAGCAATGTTTGGTCATGGCGGCATCACTGTGGTCGGAGTTAATACAATGGTAGTCGGGACCGAGGCATTTATTGGTTACTACCTCTTTCAATTTTTAATAGCTCTAATGGGAAAGAATTCTATAGTGTGGTCATCAGGTCTTGCAGCAGTAATAGCTTTAATAATCAGCACAAGTGTATTAGTAGCAGTAGTTTATTTATCACAGATTAACCCAGAGTTTGTAATCGGTGTCGAGGATGAACACACAGCTGAAGTAATCCCTGAAGAACATATTCCAAAAGAGCTTATTGAGGGGGTTAATATAAAGAGTTTTGCTAAAACTATTATAGTGCTTTTGGCCGTAGGATGGCTTATAGAGGGAATAATTACCGGTTTTGTTATTAAATACGTATCACGAGTAAGACCAGATTTAATTTCTACGCAAAGGGCTTAG
- a CDS encoding DEAD/DEAH box helicase, translated as MLSFDELGLTKGTLKVLTKKGFEVPTPIQEITIPAILQGSKDVVAQAQTGTGKTAAFGLPMIELLDEHASNVQALVLTPTRELAIQVAEEIHSLKGKKKLTVIPIYGGQAINQQLRALKKGVDIVIGTPGRVQDHIDRGTLKLAKISFLVLDEADEMLNMGFLDDVRNIMKHTSEHKRTMLFSATMPKEIMQIAREHMREFDEFKVTKGQLTVTQTDQIYFEVSASDKFEALCRIIDIEEEFYGLVFCRTKKDVDIISNHLVERGYDADALHGDISQPQREKILKKFKKRMINVLVATDVAARGIDVHDLSHVINFSLPQDAESYVHRIGRTGRAGKEGNAITFITPEEYRKLRYISRETKTDIRKAKLPGVKDVINTKKTRIKNVLGDIVRSSPRYEYVEMSRELLEASNPEEIIAALLEYSFQDELDEKNYTQIGEALVDTKGKTRLFVTQGKKDGLTSQKLIHFIQNKCGIKSKKIRDIQILDKFSFVTLPFHDAEVLLSYFHGKKKGKGPFITKAKKARENA; from the coding sequence ATGTTGTCATTTGATGAGCTAGGTTTAACCAAGGGAACGCTTAAAGTCCTTACCAAAAAGGGTTTTGAAGTACCAACACCGATTCAGGAAATCACTATTCCTGCAATACTTCAAGGGTCAAAAGACGTAGTTGCCCAGGCCCAGACGGGAACTGGCAAAACAGCTGCATTCGGGCTTCCGATGATTGAACTCTTGGACGAACATGCCTCAAATGTACAGGCACTTGTTCTGACACCAACTAGAGAGCTCGCTATTCAAGTTGCTGAAGAAATACATTCACTTAAAGGAAAAAAGAAGCTTACAGTTATACCTATTTACGGTGGACAAGCAATTAACCAGCAGCTAAGAGCACTCAAGAAGGGAGTTGACATTGTTATCGGAACACCTGGAAGAGTCCAGGACCACATTGACCGAGGAACATTAAAATTAGCAAAAATTTCGTTTTTGGTTCTTGATGAAGCAGATGAGATGCTAAATATGGGGTTTTTGGATGATGTTAGAAATATAATGAAACACACTTCAGAGCATAAAAGAACTATGCTCTTCTCTGCAACGATGCCAAAAGAAATTATGCAGATTGCAAGAGAGCACATGAGGGAGTTCGATGAGTTTAAAGTCACCAAAGGGCAGCTTACAGTAACTCAAACTGATCAGATTTACTTTGAAGTCTCTGCATCGGATAAATTTGAAGCGCTTTGTAGAATAATTGATATAGAAGAGGAGTTCTATGGGCTGGTATTTTGCAGAACAAAAAAGGATGTAGACATCATTTCAAACCACTTAGTAGAAAGGGGTTATGATGCAGATGCGCTTCATGGTGATATTTCCCAGCCCCAAAGAGAAAAAATTCTAAAAAAATTCAAGAAAAGAATGATAAATGTTCTTGTAGCGACAGATGTGGCAGCAAGAGGAATAGATGTTCATGATCTATCTCATGTAATTAATTTCTCCTTACCACAGGATGCAGAATCATATGTGCACAGGATAGGACGCACAGGAAGAGCTGGAAAAGAAGGAAATGCCATAACTTTTATTACCCCTGAGGAATACCGAAAACTTAGATATATAAGCAGGGAAACAAAAACTGATATACGCAAAGCAAAACTGCCGGGTGTGAAAGATGTAATAAATACAAAAAAAACAAGAATTAAAAATGTTCTCGGAGATATAGTTAGATCAAGCCCCCGCTATGAATATGTTGAGATGTCACGGGAGCTTTTGGAAGCGAGCAATCCTGAAGAAATTATTGCCGCACTACTAGAATACTCATTTCAAGATGAACTTGATGAGAAAAATTACACTCAGATTGGCGAAGCGCTCGTAGATACCAAAGGTAAAACTAGGCTATTTGTAACCCAAGGAAAAAAAGATGGCCTCACATCTCAAAAACTTATACATTTTATTCAGAACAAGTGCGGGATTAAAAGTAAGAAAATAAGAGATATACAAATTCTTGATAAATTCTCATTCGTTACACTTCCTTTTCATGATGCAGAAGTACTACTCTCATATTTCCATGGTAAGAAGAAAGGCAAAGGCCCATTTATCACCAAAGCAAAAAAAGCCAGAGAAAACGCCTGA
- a CDS encoding transcriptional repressor, translating into MGQVISIENIKKIAQVFHDRGFKCTPQRLAVLKVLQDTRASLSINTIHSKVKEHLPDTGLATVYRSLEVLVDLNLALKLPLEDGSQSYAIAPDGHLHPILCTDCKKVIDFAECPLDDLAKKITQDTGIEINTHFLQLFGKCEECQREMSEMNKGATI; encoded by the coding sequence ATGGGACAAGTAATCTCCATAGAAAATATAAAAAAGATAGCACAAGTATTTCATGATAGAGGGTTTAAATGTACCCCTCAGAGGCTTGCTGTATTAAAGGTTCTTCAGGATACAAGAGCGTCTCTATCAATAAATACTATTCATTCAAAAGTTAAAGAACATTTGCCTGACACTGGGCTTGCCACCGTATACAGGTCTCTGGAAGTTCTGGTCGATCTTAATCTAGCTCTGAAACTACCACTTGAAGATGGCTCCCAGAGTTACGCTATAGCGCCAGATGGCCACCTTCATCCGATACTATGCACAGATTGTAAAAAGGTAATTGACTTTGCAGAGTGTCCACTTGATGACCTGGCAAAAAAAATAACCCAAGACACGGGCATAGAGATTAATACACACTTTCTTCAGTTATTTGGTAAGTGCGAGGAATGTCAGAGAGAAATGTCAGAGATGAATAAAGGAGCAACAATCTAA
- a CDS encoding energy-coupling factor transporter transmembrane component T, whose translation MDVSIIDYYANHGDSFLHKAKPFWKIVFTTLVIASIILTNELYLLLGIYVALLSLAFWTRLSVVKIVTIALYPALFALIFAFAMWNGSWIRASVIMLKALSAALCMVLLIVTTPYPDVFNVIRPIMPRIIAEGLFVTYRSVFILLELTDDLIKGLKVRGGLTRRRYFSNIKNFSSGIGLLLVRGFDLSEKFYGVMNIRGYGGKISSSNNNLTFTKNDLITMVIGLMIFAAVIMTLINTNLLKLSVYVLLLSVCALIISTIYQQIRIRG comes from the coding sequence ATGGACGTTTCAATAATTGATTATTACGCAAATCATGGTGATAGCTTTCTTCACAAGGCAAAACCGTTTTGGAAGATAGTATTCACCACATTGGTTATAGCATCTATTATTCTGACAAACGAGTTGTATTTATTGTTAGGAATATACGTTGCGCTATTAAGTCTTGCATTTTGGACGAGGCTTTCAGTTGTTAAGATAGTTACAATCGCTTTATATCCTGCGTTGTTTGCCCTCATTTTTGCTTTTGCAATGTGGAATGGCAGCTGGATAAGGGCCAGTGTGATCATGCTCAAAGCTCTATCTGCTGCGCTTTGCATGGTGCTTTTGATTGTAACCACACCTTATCCTGATGTATTTAATGTTATTCGTCCTATTATGCCCAGAATAATTGCAGAAGGTCTATTTGTTACATACAGATCAGTATTTATTCTCCTTGAACTTACCGATGACCTTATTAAAGGCTTAAAGGTAAGAGGCGGGCTAACAAGAAGAAGGTATTTTTCCAACATTAAGAATTTTTCATCTGGCATTGGGCTTTTATTGGTGAGAGGATTTGATCTATCTGAAAAGTTCTATGGTGTTATGAATATTAGAGGATACGGAGGAAAAATATCTAGCAGCAACAACAATTTAACATTTACAAAAAATGATCTTATTACAATGGTTATTGGCCTGATGATATTCGCAGCTGTAATAATGACTCTGATTAATACCAACCTACTTAAGCTTAGTGTGTATGTGTTGTTGTTGTCAGTGTGCGCGTTAATTATATCAACAATATATCAGCAAATACGTATTCGAGGATAA